The Oncorhynchus nerka isolate Pitt River linkage group LG9a, Oner_Uvic_2.0, whole genome shotgun sequence genome has a segment encoding these proteins:
- the LOC115134718 gene encoding UNC93-like protein MFSD11 has translation MSPEGKTLLNIVILGFGFMFVFTAFSTCGNIEQTVIKSFNSTGFSGSGYTSMSIIYGVFSASNLIAPSVVAVIGPQLSMFFSGLAYSGYIATFIQPFTWSFYAASVVVGIAAAILWTAQGNLLTINSTDVTIGRNYGIFWSLLQFSFLFGNMYIYFAWYGHVHILDKDRQTVFIALTVISLIGSFLFFLIQKPEPKSISSDESESLLQAESSESASVVVVPQGLGSQALDAFRKALQLSVTKEMLLLSIFIAYTGLELTFYSGVYGTCIGAMTQFGDNAKSLIGLSGIFIGIGEILGGGMFGMLNKRNRFGRSPVVLLGLITHFVAFYLIFLNIASDAPLAPEEGTNLQAFITPSVELALLCSFLLGLGDSCINTQLLSIVGYMFQEDSAPAFAVFYLVQSIMAALAFFYSNYLLLHWQLLIMVLVGFLGTLSFFIAEWMVVSRRRDTDNNSI, from the coding sequence ATGAGTCCAGAAGGAAAGACACTGTTGAACATCGTAATCCTGGGCTTTGGATTTATGTTCGTGTTCACTGCTTTTTCAACATGTGGAAATATAGAGCAAACTGTGATCAAGAGTTTCAACAGCACTGGCTTCAGTGGGAGTGGATACACAAGCATGTCCATCATCTATGGAGTTTTCTCTGCATCCAACCTTATTGCTCCCTCGGTAGTGGCTGTTATAGGACCACAACTTTCCATGTTCTTTAGTGGACTAGCATACAGTGGATACATTGCCACGTTCATCCAACCCTTCACTTGGAGTTTTTACGCAGCCTCTGTAGTTGTTGGAATAGCGGCTGCAATATTGTGGACTGCTCAGGGTAACCTACTCACCATCAACTCTACAGATGTCACCATTGGCAGGAACTATGGTATTTTCTGGTCCTTGCTACAGTTCAGCTTTTTATTTGGGAACATGTATATTTATTTTGCCTGGTATGGCCATGTTCACATATTAGACAAGGATCGCCAGACTGTATTCATCGCTCTCACGGTCATAAGCCTGATAGGCAGCTTTCTGTTCTTCCTGATCCAGAAGCCAGAGCCTAAGTCCATATCCTCTGATGAATCTGAGTCACTGCTGCAGGCTGAGTCGTCAGAGAGTGCCTCTGTTGTTGTAGTGCCTCAAGGTCTCGGTTCCCAGGCTCTGGATGCTTTCAGGAAGGCATTGCAGCTGTCTGTCACTAAAGAGATGCTGCTGTTAAGCATCTTCATAGCATACACAGGCCTGGAGCTGACCTTTTACAGTGGGGTATATGGGACGTGTATTGGGGCCATGACTCAATTTGGGGACAATGCCAAAAGTCTGATTGGGCTCTCAGGCATTTTCATTGGCATTGGGGAGATCCTGGGAGGGGGCATGTTTGGGATGTTGAACAAGCGCAACCGCTTTGGGAGGAGCCCTGTGGTGCTGTTGGGGCTGATCACTCACTTTGTGGCCTTCTACTTGATCTTCCTGAACATCGCCAGCGACGCCCCTCTGGCCCCAGAGGAGGGTACAAACCTGCAGGCCTTCATCACCCCCAGTGTTGAGTTGGCTCTGCTGTGCAGCTTCCTGCTTGGCCTGGGAGACAGCTGCATCAACACCCAGCTGTTGAGCATTGTGGGATACATGTTCCAGGAGGACAGCGCTCCCGCCTTTGCTGTCTTCTACCTTGTCCAGTCCATCATGGCAGCCCTGGCCTTCTTCTACAGTAACTACCTACTACTGCACTGGCAGCTGCTCATCATGGTGCTAGTGGGCTTCCTGGGCACACTATCCTTCTTCATAGCTGAGTGGATGGTGGTCTCCAGAAGACGCGATACTGACAACAATAGCATATGA